The genomic region ATCTATGGTAATTAGACGGAGCATCACAGGCCCCtgactcaacaagcttactattcATCCAAAAAAACCTAAATTCAGCAGTGCATTCGTAAAACGAGATTCCCGCCCAGCACACCATGTCAATTACATAATACGTTTGATCCATCtgcattaataataacaaataattaaTATTGAAAAACAAACTATCTGACATTCTTTAGAGCAGATTGATGTGCATTATACCTCGTGAAATATGCAGTCGAGTGTACAATACGACTGAGCAGATCGGGAACCTTCTTTAGTCCTGGCACCATTAGGTAAAGCAGATGGAAAACGGTGCAATTGAGAGCCATTTCGTAGTCTGCTTACAGTTGTACCATTCGATGAAACTACAAAACATCGTTTACCAGATGGCCTTGCAAATACAAACCTacatatatacaaattataaattATGCACTCATCAAAATAATTACATGTAACAAGCTATAAATGCACTTATCAAAACCACTTTAATGCATCAAATCAACCAATTTACAAGATCATGGTTGTGCATCTAATTGCAAAAATGCATCTACTAATTTATCGGCATTATTTCACTGCAAATTTTTACATAACCTTAGTGAACTTGTTAATAGAggtataatatcattatcattattacaattTGTCGACTCAAATGAAATAATCGTATAACTTAATAAAATTgaaatttgaaaaagaaaaaaaaaaaaaaaaaagagtaccaATCTTGATTAAGGCGATCAGGTACATCAATCATCCATTCCGGGAGCATAAGTTGACTAGCGAACCAACGGCGAGCTTCAGGACCTTTAAGTTTAGCAGCTTGACGGATATCAAAATCGGTTAAATCACCGGTAGCATCGGTTTCAGGTTCTTCGATAATAGGTTCGGGAATAATTAGGTCAGAAGGTTGAGGTTCGGAGTTGTGGTTCGGGAGTGAGAGGATAGAGGATGCGAGACGGCGAGCTTGGAGTTGAGCTTCGTTTCGATTTTGAGCTTGTCTTTGTAGCGATAGTTCACGGCGTTTTTGTTGGTCGGAGATCGCAGCGCGTTTGAACGGACGACGGATATCGTGTGGTGccattggtggtggtggtggttcacCGGAGAAGGGAGATTAAGCGGCCTTTTTAAACCTAGGACTTGGAGTGTTTGGGTGTGTAGGTTCGAGTCCGCACCACTTTTTAATTCATATACACCTAAATATCTATTTTactcttaattatatttataataataatataaattcaactttttatatgtatgtgtaattatataacacaaaatgtatataaattaaaaagtggtgtgtgagaataTTTATTTTACACAATGCATTTGTATTGAATTGAATTAATTATTATGTGAAAACAAAAATTAA from Rutidosis leptorrhynchoides isolate AG116_Rl617_1_P2 chromosome 9, CSIRO_AGI_Rlap_v1, whole genome shotgun sequence harbors:
- the LOC139867235 gene encoding uncharacterized protein; amino-acid sequence: MAPHDIRRPFKRAAISDQQKRRELSLQRQAQNRNEAQLQARRLASSILSLPNHNSEPQPSDLIIPEPIIEEPETDATGDLTDFDIRQAAKLKGPEARRWFASQLMLPEWMIDVPDRLNQDWFVFARPSGKRCFVVSSNGTTVSRLRNGSQLHRFPSALPNGARTKEGSRSAQSYCTLDCIFHEMDQTYYVIDMVCWAGISFYECTAEFRFFWMNSKLVESGACDAPSNYHRYRFSVVPVYNCDREGLQTAYTGTVPYVKDGLLFYNKHAHYQTGNTPLALVWKDDTCSQYVIDTDNKGQVPNQQQVVLELQDNGQLVTSDDPPVVLGCLNATFIQETGLHSGNLVRFALNEGGLTFVDGNLKKADLLYIGNVHRARAFADSYSKIVFQYMVRRSPLRIDHLFASMGTSNEESMTNEVEMVG